One Campylobacter massiliensis DNA window includes the following coding sequences:
- a CDS encoding ArsS family sensor histidine kinase has protein sequence MKRSSVFYTITFIFALALTSIFLAFLWLMDYDKQNYARELNAKYSTIARNQLFLMSGIINEKEYERQTGDFKMPEITNERQKEEILANATVLEEISADIGSSAIMIYQNHHYLKVQHVDKVLLLKDNDYQPYRYDIIKIIFSLVAIILLSAYVFVIRKLKPLRKLKRQIAKFAAGEIDEVQNVSSGNDEISEVAEAFYDAVCQIKNLNASRKLFLRNIMHELKTPITKGRLAAEMIEKSKNQERLVSVFIKLENLINEFAAVEQVTSSIALNNTKICRIDDVIDEALDIAMVDPGQVTISKLEDVNLNADFKLLAIAAKNMIDNALKYSPNKHVNITITRESIKFINEGERLSKELRHYVEPFTKGESAQKSFGLGLYIVENIIKAHRLTLSYEYKNGLNVFSFENLQNIVA, from the coding sequence ATGAAACGCTCATCGGTTTTTTACACTATCACTTTTATCTTTGCGCTTGCGCTTACGAGCATATTTCTCGCGTTTTTGTGGTTGATGGACTACGACAAGCAAAACTACGCACGCGAGCTAAACGCCAAGTACTCTACGATCGCTAGAAATCAGCTCTTTTTGATGAGCGGTATCATAAACGAAAAAGAGTACGAGCGGCAAACGGGCGACTTTAAGATGCCTGAGATCACGAACGAGCGGCAAAAAGAGGAGATCCTGGCAAACGCTACGGTGCTTGAAGAGATATCCGCAGATATCGGCTCCAGCGCTATCATGATCTATCAAAATCACCACTACCTCAAAGTCCAACACGTGGATAAAGTGCTGCTTTTAAAGGATAACGACTACCAGCCATACCGCTACGACATCATCAAGATTATCTTTTCGTTAGTCGCGATCATACTTCTTTCCGCTTACGTTTTTGTTATCAGGAAGCTAAAACCGCTAAGAAAACTAAAGCGCCAGATAGCTAAATTTGCCGCGGGCGAGATCGATGAAGTACAAAACGTCAGCAGCGGTAATGACGAAATTTCCGAGGTTGCGGAGGCATTTTACGACGCGGTTTGTCAGATCAAAAATTTAAACGCGTCGCGCAAGCTGTTTTTAAGAAATATAATGCACGAACTAAAAACCCCGATCACCAAAGGCCGCCTCGCCGCCGAAATGATCGAAAAGAGCAAAAACCAAGAGCGACTCGTGTCGGTGTTTATAAAACTCGAAAATCTCATAAATGAATTTGCCGCCGTCGAGCAAGTCACCTCAAGCATCGCGCTAAATAACACTAAAATTTGCCGTATCGACGACGTCATCGACGAGGCTCTGGATATCGCGATGGTTGATCCCGGGCAGGTCACCATTAGCAAGCTAGAGGACGTGAACCTAAATGCGGACTTTAAGCTGCTAGCTATCGCCGCAAAAAACATGATCGATAATGCGCTAAAATACTCCCCAAACAAGCACGTAAATATAACTATCACGCGCGAGTCGATAAAATTTATAAACGAAGGCGAGCGGCTTTCAAAGGAGCTGCGCCACTATGTCGAGCCATTTACCAAGGGTGAAAGCGCGCAAAAGAGCTTCGGTCTGGGGCTCTACATCGTAGAAAACATAATCAAAGCCCATAGGCTAACTCTAAGCTACGAATACAAAAACGGGCTAAACGTATTTAGCTTTGAAAACCTGCAAAATATCGTGGCGTAA
- a CDS encoding sodium:solute symporter — protein MIDSPKLDAKLSVLGEAYYLVGCDHLLPAYLQYPNYAQKPREDFLKLHFKLYLAGRQVAFERGKVAVFTRKIYAGKGAKCKRTLLGG, from the coding sequence ATGATAGATTCACCGAAACTCGATGCGAAGCTATCGGTGCTCGGCGAGGCGTACTACTTGGTTGGTTGCGACCATCTGCTACCTGCGTATTTGCAGTATCCAAACTATGCGCAAAAGCCGCGGGAGGACTTTTTAAAGCTCCATTTTAAGCTGTATCTAGCCGGACGGCAGGTTGCGTTTGAGCGCGGCAAGGTCGCGGTTTTCACGCGCAAAATTTACGCAGGCAAAGGAGCTAAATGCAAACGGACGCTTTTAGGCGGCTAA
- a CDS encoding response regulator transcription factor: protein MIKILMIEDDLELAEILTEFLAKSDMDVKTAEEPYIGLSTLNVEKFDLVILDLTLPGLDGLEVCKEIRKRHDVPIIISSARHDITDKVNALDNGADDYLPKPYDPQELLARIKSHLRRQSAVAGANLSGAKEPAREKDIAVDDFKHVITLKGEPLNLTAAEYDILKYMLQKEGGAITREEFIYNCASISEDSTNKSIDVIIGRIRGKLGDDPKEPKYIHAIRGIGYKLMQ, encoded by the coding sequence ATGATAAAAATTCTGATGATAGAAGACGATTTAGAGCTGGCTGAAATTTTGACCGAGTTTTTAGCAAAAAGCGATATGGATGTAAAGACTGCGGAGGAGCCGTATATCGGCCTTTCGACGTTAAATGTCGAGAAATTCGACCTCGTGATCTTAGATCTCACGCTGCCGGGACTTGACGGCCTAGAGGTATGCAAAGAGATCCGCAAGCGCCACGACGTACCCATCATCATCTCAAGCGCGCGCCACGATATCACGGACAAAGTAAACGCCCTAGATAACGGCGCGGACGACTATCTGCCAAAGCCCTACGACCCGCAGGAGCTGCTAGCTCGTATCAAAAGCCACCTGCGCCGCCAAAGCGCGGTAGCGGGCGCAAATTTAAGCGGCGCAAAGGAGCCTGCGCGCGAGAAAGATATTGCGGTAGACGACTTTAAACACGTCATCACGCTAAAAGGCGAGCCGTTAAATTTGACCGCGGCGGAGTACGACATCCTAAAATACATGCTCCAAAAAGAAGGCGGCGCGATCACTCGCGAGGAGTTTATCTACAACTGCGCGAGCATCAGCGAGGACTCGACGAACAAGAGCATCGACGTTATCATCGGGCGCATCAGAGGCAAGCTAGGCGACGATCCGAAAGAGCCAAAATACATCCACGCCATCCGCGGCATCGGCTACAAGCTAATGCAGTAA
- a CDS encoding DUF2018 family protein, with amino-acid sequence MDYDIFSQSPREKFFDILFNANKNLVENELEKTFEKFIAMSEFCEKSGFDETAQNSFIFQNQTLINERLNDIYIGLSGDILSQNE; translated from the coding sequence ATGGATTATGATATATTTTCTCAAAGTCCTAGAGAAAAATTCTTTGATATTTTATTTAACGCGAACAAAAACTTAGTCGAAAACGAGCTTGAAAAGACCTTTGAAAAATTTATCGCGATGAGCGAATTTTGTGAAAAAAGCGGCTTTGACGAAACGGCGCAAAATTCGTTTATTTTTCAAAATCAAACCCTGATAAATGAGCGTCTAAACGACATTTATATCGGGCTTAGTGGGGATATTTTAAGTCAAAATGAGTAA
- a CDS encoding heat shock protein transcriptional repressor HspR, whose product MKQYEEPVYLISVVAKVLSIHPQTLRQYEREGLLEPSRTEGKMRLYSEKDMDRIKMILRLTRDLGVNLAGVDIILQLKEQIEQSEVMIRQMKEELAKMEQGGVPSKKALVKRKNSFDLIFYDDKN is encoded by the coding sequence ATGAAACAATACGAAGAACCGGTCTATCTAATAAGCGTCGTAGCCAAGGTGCTCTCCATACATCCGCAGACGCTTCGCCAATACGAGCGCGAGGGGCTACTAGAGCCATCAAGAACCGAGGGAAAGATGCGCCTTTACTCGGAAAAAGACATGGACCGCATCAAGATGATACTGCGTCTAACGCGCGATCTTGGCGTAAATTTAGCGGGCGTGGATATCATCTTGCAGCTAAAAGAGCAGATCGAGCAGTCTGAGGTCATGATAAGGCAGATGAAAGAGGAGCTGGCTAAAATGGAGCAGGGCGGCGTGCCGTCTAAAAAAGCTCTAGTAAAGCGCAAAAATAGCTTTGATCTCATCTTTTACGATGATAAAAATTAA
- a CDS encoding polyprenyl synthetase family protein — MEKIDLIMKNFIAELGYEPANAMFARINSGKKLRSKLLLKIAGESEQSLKICAIIELIHLASLLHDDVIDDADTRRGSPSINASFGTKNAVMLGDILYSKGFYELSKFPHEIAGEISGAVSKLSVGEMMDVDLSAKFNEDKSAYETMIYYKTAVLIEAAAAVGAMLAGLDTSNFKIYGKNLGLAFQIIDDILDVTQDAETLGKPNFSDFKEGKTTLPYIYLYESLNESDKEKLKNLFKKDLSEAERGWVRAKMNETDAIKKSIEAAKNLGEQAIESVEKFNVDGLESIVKSMIDREF, encoded by the coding sequence ATGGAAAAAATCGATCTGATAATGAAAAATTTTATCGCTGAGCTTGGCTATGAGCCTGCAAATGCGATGTTTGCTCGGATAAATTCGGGCAAAAAGCTGCGCTCTAAGCTGCTTTTAAAAATAGCGGGCGAGAGCGAGCAGAGTCTCAAAATTTGCGCGATTATCGAGCTTATTCACCTAGCTAGCTTGCTTCACGACGACGTGATCGATGATGCCGACACCAGGCGCGGAAGCCCGAGTATAAACGCGAGCTTCGGCACCAAAAACGCCGTGATGCTAGGCGATATCCTCTACTCGAAGGGCTTTTACGAGCTGTCGAAATTCCCGCACGAGATCGCGGGCGAGATATCAGGCGCGGTTAGTAAGCTAAGCGTGGGCGAGATGATGGATGTGGATCTCTCGGCTAAATTTAACGAAGACAAATCCGCGTACGAAACGATGATCTACTACAAAACCGCCGTTTTGATCGAGGCTGCTGCCGCGGTCGGAGCGATGCTGGCAGGACTTGACACGTCAAATTTTAAAATTTACGGTAAAAATTTAGGCCTAGCTTTTCAGATAATCGACGATATCCTAGACGTCACGCAAGATGCCGAGACGCTTGGAAAGCCCAATTTTAGCGACTTTAAAGAGGGCAAAACGACGCTACCTTACATTTATCTTTACGAAAGCTTAAACGAATCAGACAAAGAGAAGCTAAAAAACTTGTTTAAAAAAGATCTGAGCGAGGCCGAGCGAGGCTGGGTGAGGGCGAAGATGAACGAAACGGACGCGATAAAAAAAAGCATAGAAGCGGCGAAAAATTTAGGCGAGCAGGCGATAGAATCGGTAGAAAAATTTAACGTAGACGGCCTAGAAAGTATCGTAAAATCAATGATAGATAGGGAATTTTAA
- a CDS encoding potassium/proton antiporter: MLETFLLFFSILLIACIVSSKVSDRFGIPSLVVFLAVGMLAGSDGLLGLDFNNRQIAQDVGTIALIFILYAGGLDTNLKSIRPVMVNGIILATLGVVLTAGMIAVLVKYLLGLDWLEALLFGSIISSTDAAAVFAILGAKEISLRNNIRPLLELESGSNDPMAIFLTVTMLQIISIATIPSVPDVALTLVKQFLLGGLMGYVFGVALPGLFNRLRLEYWGLYPVFSMAWVMLLYVLAGKVGGNGFLAVYIAGMFINKKEFAHKKNLIGFHDGIAWTMQIVVFLTLGLLVNPSQLPAVALAGMAIAFWIMFVARPMGVFLSLLLSRYNIKEKMFISWVGLRGVVPIVLATYPFGANLPNSELIFNTIFFVVFVSIIIQGMTLEKAAQKCGVKEEVVTEEVEMSNLPIFYHTLRQHTIRFDSEVVGKNLAELELPSDFLVLLIKRKGEYVKPTGSSVFEEGDLLLIQCEDENKYNETLKTFTA, translated from the coding sequence ATGTTAGAAACTTTTTTATTATTTTTTTCTATCCTACTTATCGCTTGTATCGTCTCTAGTAAGGTTTCAGATAGATTCGGTATCCCGTCGTTAGTCGTATTTTTGGCCGTGGGCATGCTCGCGGGCTCGGACGGACTGCTTGGGCTTGATTTTAACAATCGCCAAATCGCCCAAGACGTGGGCACTATCGCGCTTATTTTTATACTTTACGCGGGCGGACTGGATACGAATCTAAAATCTATCCGCCCTGTGATGGTAAACGGCATCATCCTAGCGACTCTTGGCGTCGTGCTGACTGCGGGCATGATAGCAGTGCTCGTAAAATACCTACTAGGTCTTGACTGGCTAGAGGCGTTGCTTTTTGGCTCTATCATCTCCTCGACCGACGCTGCGGCGGTGTTTGCGATACTAGGAGCGAAGGAAATTTCGCTGCGAAACAACATTCGTCCGCTTCTGGAACTAGAGTCCGGATCAAACGATCCGATGGCGATCTTTTTAACCGTCACGATGCTACAAATCATCTCCATAGCCACGATTCCTAGCGTTCCCGATGTTGCGCTAACGCTGGTGAAGCAGTTTTTACTAGGCGGGCTGATGGGTTATGTGTTCGGCGTCGCGCTGCCCGGGCTTTTTAACCGCCTCAGGCTTGAGTACTGGGGACTTTACCCCGTGTTTTCGATGGCTTGGGTGATGCTTTTATACGTGCTAGCGGGCAAAGTCGGCGGCAACGGCTTTCTTGCCGTATATATCGCCGGTATGTTTATAAATAAAAAAGAGTTCGCGCATAAGAAAAATTTGATCGGTTTTCACGATGGTATCGCGTGGACGATGCAGATCGTCGTCTTTTTGACGCTGGGGCTTTTGGTAAATCCATCTCAGCTACCGGCCGTCGCGCTTGCGGGCATGGCGATCGCGTTTTGGATCATGTTCGTCGCGCGTCCTATGGGCGTTTTTCTCTCGCTTTTGCTCTCTAGGTACAATATCAAAGAAAAGATGTTTATCTCGTGGGTCGGGCTTCGCGGCGTCGTTCCTATCGTACTTGCGACCTATCCGTTCGGAGCAAATTTGCCAAATTCGGAGCTGATTTTTAACACGATATTTTTCGTCGTGTTCGTTTCGATCATCATCCAGGGTATGACGCTGGAAAAGGCCGCGCAAAAATGCGGCGTCAAAGAAGAGGTCGTCACCGAAGAGGTCGAGATGTCGAACTTGCCGATCTTTTACCACACTTTACGCCAGCACACCATACGCTTTGACTCCGAAGTCGTGGGCAAAAACCTAGCCGAGCTCGAGCTTCCTAGCGACTTTTTGGTGCTACTTATCAAGCGCAAAGGCGAGTACGTCAAACCTACCGGCTCATCGGTGTTTGAAGAGGGCGACTTGCTGCTCATTCAGTGTGAGGACGAAAACAAATACAACGAAACCTTAAAGACGTTTACGGCGTAA
- a CDS encoding Do family serine endopeptidase: MKKIMILSLATSCAIFAASINFNEPAEDFTRINPEFNKNVVLSYNSSIADAKKSVVNISTTKTVSSNVADMNDMFSDPFFKDFFGFQFNIPQEKQKSSSLGSGVVISSDGYIVTNNHVVEDSDEIVVTLLDSDKEYKAKIIGTDPKTDLAIIKIDAKELKAIPFADSAKLMEGDIVFAIGNPFGVGGSITQGIVSGLNKDNIGLNQYENFIQTDASINPGNSGGALVDSRGYLVGINSAILSRSGGNNGIGFAIPSNMTKDIAKKLIEDGKIERGYIGVMIANLNEEQKEIYKNKEGALISSVESGLPADVAGLKRGDLVIKIDDKEIKNANDLKNLIGSLAPNKEITLTYERSGKIETAKIKLANANAKSNAPTAKNGTAIEGLSVTAIDDNARYKYRLAPDAAGILVTDVKAGSNAEKIGFEKGDIIIQIAEENIKNMDDFNKALASAKGKKTLVWVNRGGLFQGLVIK, from the coding sequence ATGAAAAAGATAATGATATTATCTTTGGCTACTTCTTGCGCGATCTTTGCCGCAAGCATAAACTTTAACGAACCCGCAGAGGATTTTACTAGAATAAATCCGGAATTTAACAAAAACGTCGTCCTGTCCTACAACAGCTCTATCGCAGACGCTAAAAAATCGGTCGTAAATATCTCCACTACAAAAACCGTTAGCAGCAACGTAGCAGATATGAACGATATGTTTAGCGATCCGTTTTTCAAGGACTTTTTCGGATTTCAGTTTAACATCCCTCAAGAAAAACAAAAAAGTAGCTCGCTAGGCTCCGGCGTCGTCATATCTAGCGACGGCTACATCGTGACGAACAACCATGTCGTAGAAGATAGCGACGAGATCGTCGTCACGCTACTAGATAGCGACAAAGAATACAAAGCCAAAATCATCGGCACCGATCCGAAAACCGACCTAGCCATCATAAAAATAGACGCCAAAGAGCTAAAAGCCATACCGTTTGCCGACTCGGCTAAACTAATGGAAGGCGATATCGTATTTGCCATCGGAAATCCTTTCGGCGTGGGCGGCAGTATCACCCAAGGTATAGTTTCAGGCCTAAATAAAGACAATATAGGTCTTAATCAATATGAAAATTTCATCCAAACCGACGCCTCGATAAATCCCGGCAACTCAGGCGGCGCACTAGTCGATAGCCGCGGCTATCTAGTCGGCATAAACTCAGCTATACTTAGCCGCAGCGGCGGAAACAACGGTATCGGCTTTGCCATCCCGTCAAATATGACTAAAGATATCGCCAAAAAACTCATCGAAGACGGCAAGATCGAGCGCGGATATATCGGCGTGATGATAGCAAATCTAAATGAAGAGCAAAAAGAGATCTATAAAAACAAAGAAGGAGCGCTCATTAGCAGCGTAGAAAGCGGCCTTCCTGCCGATGTCGCAGGGCTAAAACGAGGCGACCTCGTTATCAAAATCGACGATAAAGAGATCAAAAACGCAAATGACCTAAAAAATCTCATCGGCTCGCTAGCTCCAAACAAAGAGATCACGCTAACCTACGAACGCTCCGGCAAAATCGAAACTGCCAAGATAAAACTAGCTAACGCTAATGCAAAATCAAACGCCCCTACCGCAAAAAACGGCACAGCGATCGAGGGCCTTAGCGTCACGGCGATCGACGACAATGCAAGATACAAGTACCGCCTAGCTCCAGACGCAGCCGGTATCCTGGTAACCGACGTAAAGGCTGGCTCAAATGCCGAAAAAATCGGCTTTGAAAAAGGCGACATCATCATCCAGATCGCCGAAGAAAATATCAAAAACATGGATGACTTTAACAAAGCCTTAGCAAGCGCAAAAGGCAAAAAGACGCTCGTTTGGGTCAATCGCGGCGGACTTTTCCAAGGTCTTGTTATAAAATAA
- a CDS encoding O-acetylhomoserine aminocarboxypropyltransferase/cysteine synthase family protein has translation MQKETIATHYGYDTKAGPGAMAVPIYQTTAYDFGSAEMAAARFQLEAPGHIYTRLGNPTTDVLESRIAALEEGSASIVTASGQAAIFYSIANLAAVGDNIVVAKKIYGGTMVLFMHTLKRFGIEARVFDSDSADDLENLIDNKTRAIFFETLSNPQIAIPNFKKIVEIADKHGVVTIADNTVPTPIIFQPLNHGIDVVVHSASKYICGQGLSLAGAVVASKNLNAKLVGNVRYMHFNEPDESYHGLVYAQMADKFDIYTLRMRVALVRDIGATISPFNSWQLIQGLETLSVRIERHSQNARKIAEFLNSHKYVKRVTYPTLKSDSEHEKAQKYFKDGMASGLMCFETDSYERAVKMLGKVKLFKIVVNIGDSKSLITHPASTTHQQLSAEELTKAGITKELIRISVGLENADDLIADLAQALE, from the coding sequence ATGCAAAAAGAGACGATCGCCACGCACTACGGCTACGATACAAAGGCTGGCCCTGGCGCCATGGCGGTGCCGATTTATCAGACTACGGCTTATGATTTCGGTAGCGCCGAAATGGCCGCGGCGAGATTTCAGCTAGAAGCTCCGGGCCACATCTACACGAGGCTCGGCAACCCGACGACGGACGTGCTAGAGAGCCGTATAGCCGCACTCGAGGAGGGTTCGGCCTCTATCGTGACGGCTAGCGGTCAGGCGGCGATTTTTTACTCGATCGCAAATTTAGCCGCAGTCGGCGACAACATCGTCGTGGCAAAGAAAATTTACGGCGGGACGATGGTTCTTTTCATGCACACGCTTAAGCGTTTCGGCATCGAGGCGCGAGTGTTTGACAGCGACAGCGCGGACGATCTTGAAAATTTGATAGACAACAAAACGCGCGCGATATTTTTCGAGACGCTATCAAATCCGCAAATCGCAATCCCGAATTTTAAAAAAATCGTCGAGATCGCGGACAAGCACGGCGTCGTAACGATCGCAGATAACACCGTGCCTACGCCGATCATTTTTCAGCCGCTAAATCACGGCATCGACGTCGTCGTACATAGCGCTAGCAAATATATCTGCGGCCAAGGCCTAAGCCTAGCGGGCGCAGTCGTAGCTAGTAAAAATTTAAACGCCAAGCTAGTCGGCAACGTCAGATACATGCACTTTAACGAGCCTGACGAGAGCTATCACGGGCTAGTTTACGCTCAGATGGCTGACAAATTCGACATCTACACGCTACGCATGAGGGTGGCTTTGGTGCGCGATATAGGCGCTACGATCTCGCCTTTTAACTCATGGCAGCTCATCCAGGGGCTTGAGACATTAAGCGTTCGTATCGAGAGACACTCGCAAAATGCACGCAAAATAGCAGAGTTTTTAAACTCGCACAAATACGTAAAACGCGTAACATACCCGACGCTAAAAAGCGACTCGGAGCACGAAAAGGCGCAAAAATACTTCAAAGACGGTATGGCTAGCGGGCTAATGTGCTTTGAAACCGATAGCTATGAGCGCGCCGTAAAGATGCTCGGCAAGGTAAAACTCTTTAAAATCGTCGTAAATATCGGCGACTCAAAGTCGCTCATCACGCACCCGGCCTCCACTACGCATCAGCAGCTCTCCGCCGAGGAGCTAACGAAAGCCGGCATAACAAAGGAGCTAATCAGAATCAGCGTTGGCCTAGAAAACGCGGACGACCTCATCGCCGATCTCGCGCAGGCTTTGGAGTAA
- a CDS encoding class I SAM-dependent methyltransferase produces the protein MDLSAVSKTLFIPLSARIFASKNFPEYFYDEKALSLENIVQTNCESVLEKSSEYALMASAARYYNIDGIVRKFCARYPKCNVVYLGAGLETACFRLKTLNAAFYEIDLPEVIELRRLLLGERPNEALIGCDMFDMAWARSIDKGLLTLFVACGVFQYFTREQVLNLIRELKSAFRNAELVFDATNEAGLKYANKYVKNVGNDEAVMRFCVEDSSKFALKAGVNLIEERVFFADARKILAKRLKFTTRLIMKFVDFTKRAKILHFDLKC, from the coding sequence TTGGACTTATCCGCCGTTTCAAAGACGCTATTTATCCCGCTTAGCGCGCGAATTTTCGCTTCTAAAAATTTCCCCGAGTATTTTTACGACGAAAAGGCTCTGTCTCTCGAAAATATCGTGCAAACAAACTGCGAGTCCGTGCTAGAAAAATCGTCAGAATACGCGCTCATGGCATCTGCGGCTAGATACTACAATATAGACGGGATCGTGCGTAAATTTTGCGCAAGATATCCAAAATGCAACGTTGTTTATCTAGGTGCAGGGCTCGAAACGGCCTGCTTTCGTTTAAAAACCCTAAACGCTGCCTTTTACGAGATAGATTTGCCCGAGGTGATAGAGCTTAGGCGGCTTTTGCTTGGCGAGCGTCCAAACGAAGCGCTCATAGGCTGCGATATGTTTGACATGGCTTGGGCGCGAAGCATTGATAAAGGCTTGCTGACGCTATTCGTAGCGTGCGGAGTGTTTCAGTATTTTACGCGCGAGCAGGTTTTAAATTTGATCCGCGAGCTTAAAAGCGCCTTTAGAAATGCCGAGCTCGTATTTGACGCCACAAACGAAGCGGGCCTAAAGTACGCCAACAAATACGTAAAAAACGTCGGAAACGACGAAGCGGTAATGCGTTTTTGCGTCGAGGACAGTAGTAAATTTGCGCTAAAAGCCGGCGTAAATTTGATAGAGGAGAGGGTATTTTTCGCCGATGCTCGCAAGATTCTTGCAAAAAGGCTCAAATTTACCACCCGCCTTATAATGAAATTCGTAGATTTTACTAAGCGGGCTAAAATTTTACATTTTGATTTAAAATGTTAG
- a CDS encoding DnaJ C-terminal domain-containing protein, with the protein MSNSLYETLGVSEKATGDEIKKAYRRLARKYHPDINKDPGAEDKFKEINAAYEILSDEKKRAQYDRHGDAMFGGQNFHDFASSSGMGNLDEILKNIFGGGGFSGFSSRSGFSGFRQTGGFSGFDDDEDLDSRAKVTIPFDVAVKGGEHSINFNGENIKIKIPNGINDGEKLRIKGKGSGGRGDLILTVNIAPSDEYERDGDDLYKDVLIPLKTMMFGGKIDVKTPKKDVTIKIAENSKSGQKIRLKGYGVQNRKSGIFGDLYLRVRVSLPDVNALDGELAELMKQKLPEA; encoded by the coding sequence ATGAGCAATAGTCTTTACGAAACGTTAGGGGTGTCCGAAAAGGCCACCGGCGACGAGATCAAAAAGGCCTATCGCAGGCTGGCTCGCAAGTATCACCCCGATATCAACAAAGACCCGGGCGCGGAGGATAAATTTAAAGAGATAAACGCCGCGTATGAAATTTTAAGCGACGAAAAAAAACGCGCGCAGTACGACAGGCATGGCGACGCAATGTTCGGCGGACAAAATTTCCATGACTTTGCGAGCAGCTCGGGCATGGGGAATTTGGACGAAATTTTAAAAAATATCTTCGGCGGAGGTGGCTTTAGCGGATTTTCTAGTAGAAGCGGCTTTAGCGGTTTTAGGCAGACGGGCGGATTTAGTGGCTTTGATGACGATGAGGATCTGGACTCGCGAGCTAAGGTAACTATCCCGTTTGACGTAGCGGTAAAGGGCGGCGAACACTCGATAAATTTTAACGGCGAAAACATCAAAATAAAAATCCCAAACGGAATCAACGACGGCGAAAAGCTACGCATAAAAGGCAAAGGTAGCGGCGGACGCGGAGATCTGATACTAACCGTAAATATCGCGCCTAGCGACGAGTACGAAAGAGACGGCGACGATCTATACAAAGACGTACTGATTCCTCTAAAAACAATGATGTTTGGCGGTAAGATAGACGTAAAAACGCCTAAAAAAGACGTCACGATAAAAATCGCCGAAAACTCAAAATCCGGGCAAAAAATCAGGCTCAAAGGATACGGCGTCCAAAATAGAAAAAGCGGGATATTTGGCGATCTGTACTTGAGGGTGCGCGTGTCTTTGCCGGACGTAAATGCCCTAGACGGCGAGCTAGCCGAACTCATGAAGCAAAAACTCCCGGAGGCATAA
- a CDS encoding HAD family hydrolase, which produces MKCVIFDMDGTLIDSAKAICETVNEVRRELGLRGDLAAEFIVKAINEPGRNLGLDFYGIDKPDMKLRDNFEAKFKKNYREYAEAYEGVDGLLAGLKEAGHFVALASNAPRYTLDEILQRSGIFKFFDLIVGADENVPQKPDPAMLNLILKSGEFDKAIFVGDSKKDELAARNADMRYLNVCWGFGSQSPSCDNVFTVAEAALYIEKL; this is translated from the coding sequence GTGAAATGCGTGATATTTGACATGGACGGCACGCTCATAGATAGCGCAAAAGCTATCTGCGAGACGGTAAACGAAGTGCGGCGCGAGCTGGGGCTTCGTGGCGATCTGGCCGCGGAGTTTATCGTAAAGGCCATAAACGAGCCGGGGCGAAATTTGGGACTTGACTTTTACGGTATCGATAAGCCGGATATGAAGCTGCGGGATAACTTTGAAGCTAAATTTAAGAAAAACTACCGCGAATACGCCGAGGCATACGAGGGCGTCGATGGACTATTAGCCGGGCTAAAAGAGGCCGGGCATTTCGTCGCTCTAGCTAGCAATGCGCCGCGATATACTTTGGATGAAATTTTACAAAGAAGCGGGATATTTAAATTTTTTGATCTCATCGTCGGAGCGGATGAAAACGTACCTCAGAAACCAGATCCCGCGATGCTAAATTTGATATTAAAATCAGGCGAATTTGATAAAGCGATATTCGTCGGAGATAGTAAAAAAGATGAGCTTGCTGCACGCAATGCGGATATGAGATATCTAAACGTTTGTTGGGGTTTCGGTAGTCAAAGTCCAAGTTGCGACAATGTCTTTACGGTGGCTGAAGCAGCCCTATATATCGAGAAGTTATAA